One Ranitomeya imitator isolate aRanImi1 chromosome 1, aRanImi1.pri, whole genome shotgun sequence DNA window includes the following coding sequences:
- the AREG gene encoding amphiregulin translates to MSSQLSLAWSILLLCLACEYTVRSSEVNSTGNEIRVTLSGAGDVTDIVSAGLQNVHEVDYDEYHEDEDLSGYDGDDSIRVQAVVKPANGEVATTKVEKKKADKRKAEKNKNKKKRKTLCQTTHKNFCVHGKCRYLANISEVSCKCHENYFGERCTEQYLRAASSNPHDMTTTTILAVVAVLLSTLSITAIIIIIVVHTRRKYSSYNCDTEETKKLGQENGSEDV, encoded by the exons ATGTCCTCTCAGCTGTCACTGGCGTGGAGCATCCTACTGCTGTGCCTGG CGTGTGAATACACCGTACGTTCTTCTGAAGTGAACTCCACTGGGAATGAGATCAGGGTGACGTTATCTGGGGCAGGTGACGTGACTGACATTGTctccgccggcttgcaaaatgtccATGAAGTTGACTATGACGAATACCATGAAGATGAGGACCTCTCGGGATACGATGGCGATGATTCTATACGAG TGCAAGCTGTGGTCAAGCCAGCTAATGGGGAAGTGGCCACCACAAAagtagagaagaaaaaggctgacaaaaggaaggcagaaaagaataaaaacaagaaaaagagaAAGACCCTTTGTCAGACTACACATAAGAACTTCTGTGTTCATGGAAAATGCCGATACTTAGCGAACATATCAGAAGTTTCATGCAA atGCCATGAAAACTACTTTGGTGAGAGGTGCACAGAACAATACTTAAGAGCAGCATCCTCAAACCCTCATGACATGACCACAACAACGATACTGGCAGTTGTAGCAGTTCTACTATCAACACTCAGCATTAcagccataatcatcatcattgTTGTACA CACACGAAGGAAATACTCCTCCTACAATTGTGACACAGAAGAGACAAAAAAATTGGGACAAGAAAATGGAAGTGAAGATGTCTGA